A window of Amycolatopsis australiensis contains these coding sequences:
- a CDS encoding NUDIX domain-containing protein — MTAPGEHEFSVAASRDVHIGRVVGLRIDDVVMPGGGTAVREVIEHLGAVAIVALDEDGQVTLIHQYRHPIGHRLWELPAGLIDHLGEDPVDTARRELVEEVGLAAAEWETLVDVAASPGFTDEVVRVFLARGLSDVDRDVLGEEEADLVIRKFPLAEAVRMALAGELVNGATVSGVLAAHAVVTGAATPRPADAPWEDRPTAFAKRRES, encoded by the coding sequence GTGACCGCGCCCGGGGAGCACGAGTTCAGCGTCGCCGCCAGCCGTGACGTCCACATCGGACGCGTCGTCGGCCTGCGCATCGACGACGTCGTGATGCCGGGCGGCGGAACCGCGGTCCGCGAGGTGATCGAGCACCTCGGCGCGGTGGCGATCGTCGCGCTCGACGAAGACGGGCAGGTCACGCTGATCCACCAGTACCGCCACCCGATCGGGCACCGGCTGTGGGAGCTGCCGGCCGGCCTGATCGACCACCTCGGCGAGGACCCGGTCGACACGGCCCGCCGCGAGCTGGTCGAAGAGGTCGGGCTGGCCGCTGCGGAGTGGGAGACGCTGGTCGACGTCGCGGCGTCACCCGGCTTCACCGACGAGGTGGTGCGCGTCTTCCTCGCCCGCGGGCTGTCCGATGTGGACCGCGACGTGCTCGGCGAGGAGGAGGCGGACCTGGTGATCCGCAAGTTCCCGCTGGCCGAGGCGGTGCGGATGGCGCTGGCCGGCGAGCTGGTCAACGGCGCGACGGTGTCCGGCGTCCTGGCGGCGCACGCGGTGGTGACGGGCGCGGCCACGCCGCGTCCGGCGGACGCCCCCTGGGAGGACCGCCCGACGGCGTTCGCCAAGCGCCGCGAGTCCTGA
- a CDS encoding SAM-dependent methyltransferase, which produces MAVVTESLPAVSRTAVGVAALRAYESSRPDRLFDDPYAAAFAAAGHPALPATGRGDAQARLGMLFYPQVVIRTRFFDDYLLGSGCPQVVLLAAGLDARAFRLAWPPGTRVFEIDLPEVLAFKDEVLAAHGASPACERVVVPADLRGNWAKAVRDAGFDPAVPTAWLAEGLLIYLAREDAERLLTAVRELSAPGSRIAFEHRPGTPPESLIARARATEGGEPVTALWRGGLGGRAPEWLAAHGWEPSTVTRAELAARYGRPSDDDATAGGFVTAVL; this is translated from the coding sequence TTGGCGGTCGTGACCGAGTCCCTGCCCGCTGTGAGCCGCACCGCCGTCGGCGTCGCCGCCCTGCGCGCCTACGAGAGCAGCCGGCCGGACCGGCTGTTCGACGACCCGTACGCGGCCGCGTTCGCCGCGGCCGGCCACCCGGCGCTGCCCGCCACCGGCCGCGGCGACGCGCAGGCCCGGCTGGGCATGCTGTTCTACCCGCAGGTCGTGATCCGCACCCGGTTCTTCGACGACTACCTGCTCGGCAGCGGCTGCCCGCAGGTGGTGCTGCTCGCGGCCGGGCTCGACGCCCGGGCGTTCCGCCTGGCCTGGCCGCCAGGCACCCGCGTGTTCGAGATCGACCTGCCGGAGGTGCTGGCGTTCAAGGACGAGGTCCTCGCCGCGCACGGCGCGTCACCGGCGTGCGAACGGGTCGTCGTGCCGGCGGACCTGCGCGGGAACTGGGCGAAGGCCGTGCGTGACGCCGGGTTCGACCCGGCGGTCCCGACCGCGTGGCTGGCCGAAGGGCTGCTGATCTACCTGGCGCGGGAGGACGCCGAGCGGCTGCTGACCGCCGTCCGGGAGCTGTCGGCGCCGGGCAGCCGGATCGCGTTCGAGCACCGGCCGGGCACGCCGCCGGAGAGCCTGATCGCCCGCGCCCGCGCTACCGAAGGCGGCGAGCCCGTAACGGCCCTGTGGCGCGGCGGGCTCGGCGGCCGCGCACCGGAGTGGCTGGCCGCCCACGGCTGGGAGCCGTCGACGGTCACGCGCGCCGAGCTGGCCGCCCGGTACGGGCGGCCGTCGGACGATGACGCCACCGCCGGCGGGTTCGTCACCGCCGTGCTGTGA
- the scpB gene encoding SMC-Scp complex subunit ScpB produces MAEPDPAEPAEPGAAGEPAAAEAEPGPADPESDLVAAGDADSLPDVTSDEALEAALEALLLVVDSPASEELLADTLNQPKARIVVALRTMAQKFTERASGIDLRRVGEGWRFYTRDVYAPFVEKLLLDGQRSKLTRAALESLAVIAYRQPVTRARVAAVRGVNVDGVIRTLLARGLIEEMGTDPETTGTLYVTTELFLERLGLSSLNDLPPIAPLLPEVDTIDDIQ; encoded by the coding sequence CTGGCCGAGCCGGACCCGGCCGAACCGGCCGAGCCCGGTGCCGCCGGCGAACCGGCCGCCGCCGAAGCCGAGCCCGGCCCGGCCGATCCCGAGTCCGACCTGGTCGCCGCCGGGGATGCCGACTCCCTGCCCGACGTCACCTCCGACGAGGCCCTCGAAGCCGCCCTCGAAGCCCTTCTCCTCGTCGTCGACTCGCCCGCCAGCGAGGAACTTCTCGCCGACACCCTGAACCAGCCCAAGGCTCGGATCGTCGTCGCCCTGCGGACCATGGCGCAGAAGTTCACCGAACGCGCCTCCGGGATCGACCTGCGGCGCGTCGGCGAAGGGTGGCGGTTCTACACTAGGGACGTCTATGCCCCGTTCGTGGAGAAGCTCCTGCTGGACGGCCAGCGGTCGAAGCTGACCAGGGCCGCGCTGGAGAGCCTCGCCGTGATCGCGTACCGGCAGCCGGTGACCCGCGCGCGGGTTGCCGCGGTGCGTGGCGTGAACGTGGACGGCGTGATCCGGACGCTGCTCGCCCGCGGCCTCATCGAAGAGATGGGGACCGATCCCGAGACGACCGGCACGCTGTACGTGACGACCGAGCTGTTCCTGGAGCGACTGGGGCTGTCGTCACTGAACGACCTGCCCCCGATCGCTCCGCTGCTACCCGAAGTGGACACCATCGATGACATCCAGTGA
- a CDS encoding pseudouridine synthase gives MTSSEHPDGVRLQKVLSQAGVASRRAAEDLIVAGRVEVDGEVVTELGRRVHPDEAVIHVDGTRVNLRDDLVYLALNKPKGVHSTMSDDRGRPCVGDYLRGRYEETPGVVHVGRLDENTEGLLLLTNDGDLGHRLMHPSYRVLKTYLAEVDGLVPRGLGKELRKGWELPDGIVKVDQFRVKDMHSGKSLVELVIHEGRKHIVRRLLKDTGHPVLKLVRTAIGDVQLGNQRSGSIRRLTKGEVGSLYRAVDL, from the coding sequence ATGACATCCAGTGAACACCCCGACGGCGTCCGGCTGCAGAAGGTGCTTTCGCAGGCCGGCGTCGCCTCGCGGCGCGCGGCGGAAGACCTGATCGTCGCCGGCCGGGTCGAGGTGGACGGCGAGGTCGTCACCGAGCTGGGCCGCCGCGTGCACCCGGACGAGGCGGTCATCCACGTCGACGGCACCCGCGTGAACCTGCGCGACGACCTGGTCTACCTCGCCTTGAACAAGCCCAAGGGCGTGCACTCGACGATGTCGGACGACCGCGGCCGCCCCTGCGTCGGCGACTACCTGCGCGGCCGGTACGAGGAGACGCCCGGCGTCGTGCACGTCGGACGGCTCGACGAGAACACCGAGGGCCTGCTGCTGCTGACCAACGACGGCGACCTCGGGCACCGGCTGATGCACCCGTCCTACCGGGTGCTCAAGACCTACCTCGCCGAGGTCGACGGGCTCGTCCCGCGCGGGCTCGGCAAGGAGCTGCGGAAGGGCTGGGAGCTGCCGGACGGCATCGTCAAGGTCGACCAGTTCCGGGTCAAGGACATGCACTCCGGCAAGTCGCTGGTCGAGCTGGTCATCCACGAGGGCCGCAAGCACATCGTGCGCCGCCTGCTCAAGGACACCGGCCACCCGGTGCTCAAGCTGGTCCGCACGGCGATCGGCGACGTCCAGCTCGGCAACCAGCGCTCGGGCTCGATCCGCCGCCTGACGAAGGGCGAGGTCGGCTCGCTCTACCGCGCCGTCGACCTCTGA
- a CDS encoding CTP synthase: protein MGLQSRATKYVFVTGGVASSLGKGLTASSLGQLLTARGLRVTMQKLDPYLNVDPGTMNPFQHGEVFVTEDGAETDLDIGHYERFLDRDLDGKANVTTGQVYSEVIAKERRGEYLGDTVQVIPHITDEIKARITAAAEPDESGNAPDVVITEVGGTVGDIESLPFLEACRQVRHDVGRDHCFFLHVSLVPYLAPSGELKTKPTQHSVAALRNIGIQPDALVCRADREIPEDLKRKIGLMCDVDTEAVIACPDARSIYDIPKVLHGEALDAYVVRRLGLPFRDVDWTVWGDLLDRVHNPSETVRIAVVGKYIDLPDAYLSVTEALRAGGFAHRAKVEIVWVASDDAQTASGAASVLSGVDGVLIPGGFGIRGIEGKVGAIEYARTRGVPLLGLCLGLQCMVIEGARHLAGIEGANSAEFDEDTPHPVISTMADQRDVVAGERDMGGTMRLGAYPAKLKPGSQVAKAYGTTEVSERHRHRYEVNNAYRKRLSDAGLVFSGTSPDDHLVEFVELPADVHPFFVGTQAHPELKSRPTRPHPLFSAFVKAVVDRKVAERLPVELPEAPVAAR, encoded by the coding sequence GTGGGACTTCAGTCACGGGCTACCAAGTACGTCTTTGTCACCGGAGGCGTCGCCTCCTCTCTGGGTAAGGGACTCACGGCTTCCAGCCTCGGTCAGCTCCTTACCGCGCGCGGGCTTCGCGTCACGATGCAGAAGCTCGATCCGTACCTCAACGTCGACCCCGGGACGATGAACCCGTTCCAGCACGGTGAGGTCTTCGTCACCGAAGACGGCGCCGAGACCGACCTCGACATCGGGCACTACGAGCGCTTCCTCGACCGCGACCTCGACGGCAAGGCCAACGTCACCACCGGCCAGGTCTACTCCGAGGTGATCGCCAAGGAGCGCCGCGGCGAGTACCTCGGTGACACCGTGCAGGTCATCCCGCACATCACCGACGAGATCAAGGCCCGGATCACCGCGGCCGCCGAGCCCGACGAGTCCGGGAACGCCCCGGACGTCGTCATCACCGAGGTCGGCGGCACGGTCGGCGACATCGAGTCCCTGCCGTTCCTGGAGGCCTGCCGCCAGGTCCGCCACGACGTCGGCCGCGACCACTGCTTCTTCCTGCACGTCTCGCTGGTGCCGTACCTGGCGCCCTCGGGCGAGCTCAAGACGAAGCCGACGCAGCACTCGGTGGCCGCGCTGCGCAACATCGGCATCCAGCCCGACGCGCTGGTCTGCCGGGCCGACCGGGAGATCCCCGAGGACCTCAAGCGCAAGATCGGCCTGATGTGCGACGTCGACACCGAGGCCGTCATCGCCTGCCCGGACGCGCGGTCCATCTACGACATCCCGAAGGTGCTGCACGGCGAGGCGCTCGACGCCTACGTCGTCCGCCGCCTCGGCCTGCCGTTCCGCGACGTCGACTGGACCGTGTGGGGCGACCTGCTCGACCGCGTCCACAACCCCAGCGAGACCGTGCGCATCGCGGTCGTCGGCAAGTACATCGACCTGCCCGACGCCTACCTGTCGGTGACCGAGGCCCTGCGCGCGGGCGGGTTCGCCCACCGCGCCAAGGTCGAGATCGTCTGGGTCGCCTCCGACGACGCGCAGACCGCGTCCGGCGCCGCCTCCGTGCTGTCCGGTGTGGACGGTGTGCTGATCCCGGGCGGATTCGGCATCCGCGGCATCGAGGGCAAGGTCGGCGCGATCGAGTACGCCCGCACCCGCGGCGTCCCGCTGCTCGGCCTGTGCCTCGGCCTGCAGTGCATGGTCATCGAGGGCGCCCGGCACCTGGCCGGGATCGAGGGCGCGAACTCGGCCGAGTTCGACGAGGACACCCCGCACCCGGTCATCTCGACCATGGCCGACCAGCGTGACGTCGTCGCGGGGGAGCGGGACATGGGCGGCACCATGCGGCTGGGCGCCTACCCGGCGAAGCTCAAGCCCGGCTCGCAGGTCGCGAAGGCGTACGGCACCACCGAGGTGTCCGAGCGCCACCGGCACCGCTACGAGGTGAACAACGCCTACCGCAAGCGGCTCTCGGACGCGGGTCTGGTGTTCTCCGGCACTTCGCCGGACGACCACCTGGTCGAGTTCGTCGAGCTGCCCGCCGACGTCCACCCGTTCTTCGTCGGCACGCAGGCCCACCCCGAGCTGAAGAGCCGCCCGACCCGGCCGCACCCGCTGTTCAGCGCATTCGTCAAGGCCGTGGTGGACCGCAAGGTCGCCGAGCGGCTGCCGGTCGAGCTGCCCGAAGCGCCGGTGGCGGCCCGGTGA
- a CDS encoding ParA family protein has translation MSTPNQPAHPAESAGSAAANLNDVKIATPDLHDGDEPQERNGKKVRLEGIGPTGRPIREHPEPPPLDKHGPAKIMAMCNQKGGVGKTTSTINLGAALAEYGRKVLLVDFDPQGALAVGLGIQPHELDQTVYNAIMERSVSATDVLMKTRVDGVDLLPSNIDLSAAEVQLVAEVGREHTLLRVLRPVMNDYDYVLVDCQPSLGLLTVNALTAADGVIIPLECEFFSLRGVALLIDTIEKVQERLNPKLDIVGILATMYDPRTLHSKEVMARVVEAFGDTVFDTVINRTVRFPETTVAGEPITTWAPKSAGAAAYRQLAREVIAR, from the coding sequence ATGTCGACACCGAACCAGCCGGCCCACCCGGCCGAGTCCGCCGGGTCGGCGGCGGCGAACCTCAACGACGTCAAGATCGCGACGCCGGACCTCCACGACGGCGACGAGCCGCAGGAGCGCAACGGCAAGAAGGTCAGGCTCGAAGGCATCGGCCCGACCGGGCGCCCGATCCGGGAGCACCCCGAGCCGCCGCCGCTGGACAAGCACGGCCCGGCCAAGATCATGGCGATGTGCAACCAGAAGGGCGGCGTCGGCAAGACGACGTCGACCATCAACCTGGGGGCCGCCCTCGCCGAGTACGGGCGCAAGGTGCTGCTCGTCGACTTCGACCCGCAGGGCGCGCTCGCCGTCGGCCTCGGCATCCAGCCGCACGAGCTGGACCAGACGGTGTACAACGCCATCATGGAGCGGTCGGTCAGCGCCACCGACGTGCTCATGAAGACCCGCGTCGACGGCGTTGACCTGCTGCCGAGCAACATCGACCTGTCCGCCGCCGAGGTCCAGCTCGTCGCCGAGGTAGGGCGCGAGCACACGTTGTTACGGGTCCTTCGTCCGGTCATGAACGACTACGACTATGTTCTTGTCGACTGCCAGCCCTCGCTCGGCCTGCTCACGGTGAACGCGCTGACCGCCGCGGACGGCGTGATCATCCCGCTGGAGTGCGAGTTCTTCAGTCTGCGAGGCGTCGCCCTCCTGATCGACACCATCGAGAAGGTGCAAGAACGCCTCAACCCCAAACTGGACATAGTCGGGATTCTCGCCACCATGTACGACCCGAGAACCCTGCATTCGAAGGAGGTCATGGCTCGCGTGGTGGAGGCATTCGGTGACACCGTGTTCGACACGGTCATCAACCGCACCGTGCGGTTCCCCGAGACGACGGTCGCGGGTGAGCCGATCACGACCTGGGCGCCCAAGTCGGCCGGCGCGGCGGCGTACCGCCAGCTGGCCCGTGAGGTGATCGCTCGGTGA
- the xerD gene encoding site-specific tyrosine recombinase XerD gives MIAAYLDHLVVERGTARNTLDSYARDLRRYAAHLDTAGVAKIADVTSAHVTSFGAALREGDDEHKPLAASSAARALVAVRGLHKFAHAEGLTEHNPAREVRPPTPAKRLPKALPVDDVLRLLETPPPDGERALRDRALLELLYSTGARISEAVGLDVDDVDDAERTVLLDGKGGKQRLVPIGRPALAALHAYTVRARPALAAHGRGTSALFLNARGSRLSRQSAWQVLKDTAERAGITAGVSPHTLRHSFATHLLEGGADVRVVQELLGHASVTTTQVYTLVTVNTLREVYATAHPRALG, from the coding sequence GTGATCGCCGCGTATCTCGACCACCTGGTCGTCGAACGCGGGACCGCGCGCAACACCCTGGACAGCTACGCCCGCGATCTGCGCCGGTACGCCGCACACCTCGACACCGCGGGGGTCGCGAAGATCGCCGACGTCACCTCCGCGCACGTCACCTCCTTCGGCGCGGCGCTGCGCGAAGGCGACGACGAGCACAAGCCGCTGGCCGCGTCGTCGGCCGCGCGGGCGCTCGTCGCCGTCCGCGGCCTGCACAAGTTCGCCCACGCCGAGGGCCTCACCGAGCACAACCCGGCCCGCGAGGTCCGGCCGCCGACGCCGGCGAAACGCCTGCCCAAGGCGTTGCCGGTCGACGACGTGCTGCGGCTGCTGGAGACCCCGCCGCCGGACGGCGAGCGCGCGCTGCGCGACCGGGCGCTGCTGGAACTGCTCTACTCCACCGGGGCGCGGATCTCCGAGGCGGTCGGCCTGGACGTCGACGACGTCGACGACGCCGAACGCACCGTGCTGCTCGACGGCAAGGGCGGCAAGCAGCGGCTGGTCCCGATCGGCCGTCCCGCGCTCGCGGCGCTGCACGCCTACACCGTCCGGGCCCGGCCGGCACTCGCCGCGCACGGCCGCGGCACGTCCGCCCTGTTCCTCAACGCCCGCGGCAGCAGGCTGTCGCGGCAGAGCGCGTGGCAGGTGCTCAAGGACACCGCCGAACGCGCGGGCATCACCGCCGGGGTGTCGCCGCACACCCTCCGCCACTCGTTCGCCACGCACCTGCTCGAAGGCGGCGCGGATGTCCGGGTCGTCCAGGAACTGCTCGGCCACGCGTCGGTGACGACGACCCAGGTGTACACGCTGGTCACGGTCAACACCCTGCGCGAGGTGTACGCGACGGCGCACCCGCGGGCGCTCGGCTAG
- a CDS encoding Xaa-Pro dipeptidyl-peptidase, which produces MRLGVVCGVLAVLLSGVVAPAAAAPAASEPVYDYAKAIRETVWVDIGHDGDGDGRSDRVAADIVRPGEPTSGVPVIMDASPYYSCCGRGNESELKTYDSAGKPVKFPLFYDNYFVPRGYAVVLVDLAGTNRSAGCADVGGSSDVDSARKVVDWLNGRATGYRAKTGGSPVTAGWSSGNVGMIGKSYDGTVANGVAATGVAGLKTIVPISAISSWYDYYRSDGAVFGSSPAGLAQTVEDRNGGQDCSAQNQALRQGATANGDYGPLWADRDYVTHAADVRASVLLSHGVNDLNVKTIHFGQWWAGLRVEKKIWLSQTGHVDPFDYRRADWVDLLHRWFDHYLLGIDNGVQNGPQATVERQPDLWVTQSAYPAADAVATTLRPHVSGTLGTSAASGTASFTDNPSVGEDTWVTDPGSAALTYSTGTLSSDVHVSGTSSVTVTATPSTSSARLSALLVDLGPATIRNFTGNGEGIKTGTAENCWGASTPGDDACYRITSADVKKVNYTILGRGWADLANYASLSQERPLTPGTAYTMTFRLAPTDHIVPRGHALALIIGGTDGSFIRGPAQPGRLTVDLARTSVSVPLAGVVPAAATHQGRPGGDAFVPSAAQAAQADLR; this is translated from the coding sequence ATGCGACTCGGTGTGGTGTGCGGGGTCCTCGCGGTTCTCCTGTCCGGCGTGGTGGCCCCGGCCGCCGCGGCGCCGGCGGCGAGCGAACCGGTCTACGACTACGCGAAGGCGATCCGCGAAACCGTGTGGGTCGACATCGGGCACGACGGCGACGGCGACGGCCGCTCCGACCGGGTCGCCGCCGACATCGTGCGGCCGGGCGAACCGACGTCGGGCGTTCCGGTGATCATGGACGCCAGCCCCTACTACTCGTGCTGCGGGCGCGGCAACGAGAGCGAGCTCAAGACCTACGACAGCGCCGGGAAACCGGTGAAGTTCCCGCTGTTCTACGACAACTACTTCGTGCCGCGCGGCTACGCCGTGGTGCTCGTCGACCTGGCCGGGACGAACCGCTCGGCCGGCTGCGCGGACGTCGGCGGCTCCTCCGACGTCGACTCGGCGCGCAAGGTCGTCGACTGGCTGAACGGCCGCGCGACCGGCTACCGCGCGAAGACCGGCGGCAGCCCGGTCACCGCGGGCTGGAGCAGCGGGAACGTCGGCATGATCGGGAAGTCCTACGACGGCACCGTCGCCAACGGGGTCGCGGCGACCGGCGTCGCGGGACTCAAGACGATCGTGCCGATCTCCGCGATCAGCTCGTGGTACGACTACTACCGTTCCGACGGCGCGGTCTTCGGCTCCAGCCCGGCGGGGCTCGCGCAGACCGTCGAGGACCGCAACGGCGGGCAGGACTGCTCGGCGCAGAACCAGGCCCTCCGGCAGGGCGCGACGGCGAACGGCGACTACGGGCCGCTGTGGGCGGACCGGGACTACGTCACGCACGCGGCCGACGTGCGCGCGAGCGTGCTGCTGTCGCACGGCGTCAACGACCTCAACGTCAAGACCATCCACTTCGGACAGTGGTGGGCCGGGCTGCGCGTCGAGAAGAAGATCTGGCTGTCGCAGACCGGGCACGTCGACCCGTTCGACTACCGGCGCGCGGACTGGGTCGACCTGCTGCACCGCTGGTTCGACCACTACCTGCTCGGCATCGACAACGGCGTCCAGAACGGCCCGCAGGCCACCGTCGAGCGGCAGCCGGACCTGTGGGTGACGCAAAGCGCGTACCCGGCGGCCGACGCGGTCGCGACCACTTTGCGACCCCACGTTTCGGGAACGCTCGGCACGTCGGCGGCCTCGGGCACGGCGTCCTTCACCGACAACCCGAGCGTGGGCGAGGACACCTGGGTGACCGACCCGGGCAGCGCGGCGCTGACCTACTCGACCGGGACGCTGTCCTCGGACGTGCACGTCTCGGGGACGTCCTCGGTGACCGTCACGGCGACACCGAGCACGTCATCGGCGCGCTTGTCGGCGCTGCTGGTGGACCTCGGCCCGGCGACGATCCGGAACTTCACCGGAAACGGTGAAGGGATCAAGACGGGAACGGCGGAGAACTGCTGGGGCGCGTCGACGCCCGGCGACGACGCCTGTTACCGGATCACGTCGGCGGACGTGAAGAAGGTGAACTACACGATCCTCGGCCGCGGGTGGGCGGACCTGGCGAACTACGCGTCCCTTTCCCAGGAACGACCGCTGACGCCGGGGACGGCGTACACGATGACGTTCCGGCTGGCCCCGACCGACCACATCGTGCCGCGCGGGCACGCGCTGGCCTTGATCATCGGCGGCACGGACGGCAGCTTCATCCGGGGTCCGGCCCAGCCGGGCCGGCTGACCGTGGACCTGGCCCGGACATCGGTGTCGGTCCCGCTGGCGGGCGTGGTCCCGGCGGCGGCGACCCACCAGGGCCGCCCCGGCGGCGACGCGTTCGTGCCGTCGGCGGCCCAGGCGGCCCAGGCGGACCTGCGCTGA
- a CDS encoding segregation and condensation protein A encodes MDEPEPAPEVPEEHQTVHGGMIPEGVNTEELSTSKFKVRLANFEGPFDLLLQLISQHQLDVTEVALHQVTDDFIAYTRALGTDWNLDETTEFLVIAATLLDLKAARLLPAAEVESEDDLALLEARDLLFARVLQYRAYKQVAALFGELEQNALRRYPRSVALEERFVGLLPEVMLGVTPQKFAEIAVAVFRPKPPPTVSIAHIHMGRISVREHAAILRVKLASAGQATFGELVEDCEHTVEIVARFLALLELYREATVQFEQSEALAELHVRWTGGSVEEASVAAELDRTAGDEEEYG; translated from the coding sequence ATGGACGAGCCGGAACCGGCTCCGGAGGTCCCCGAAGAGCACCAGACGGTGCACGGCGGGATGATCCCCGAAGGCGTCAACACCGAAGAACTGAGCACGTCGAAGTTCAAGGTGCGGCTGGCCAACTTCGAGGGCCCGTTCGACCTGCTGCTGCAGCTGATCTCCCAGCACCAGCTCGACGTCACCGAGGTGGCGCTGCACCAGGTCACCGACGACTTCATCGCGTACACGCGGGCGCTGGGCACGGACTGGAACCTCGACGAGACGACGGAGTTCCTGGTCATCGCGGCCACGCTGCTGGATTTGAAGGCGGCGCGGCTGCTGCCCGCGGCCGAGGTCGAGAGCGAGGACGACCTGGCGCTGCTGGAGGCCCGTGACCTGCTCTTCGCGCGGGTGCTGCAGTACCGGGCGTACAAGCAGGTGGCGGCGCTGTTCGGCGAGCTGGAGCAGAACGCGCTGCGGCGCTACCCGCGGTCGGTGGCGCTGGAGGAGCGGTTCGTCGGTCTGCTGCCCGAGGTGATGCTGGGCGTGACGCCGCAGAAGTTCGCGGAGATCGCGGTGGCGGTGTTCCGCCCGAAGCCGCCACCGACGGTGTCGATCGCGCACATCCACATGGGCCGCATCTCGGTGCGCGAGCACGCGGCGATCCTGCGGGTGAAGCTGGCATCGGCGGGACAGGCGACGTTCGGCGAGCTGGTGGAGGACTGCGAGCACACGGTGGAGATCGTGGCGCGCTTCCTGGCGCTGCTGGAGCTCTACCGCGAGGCGACGGTCCAGTTCGAGCAGAGCGAAGCACTGGCGGAGCTGCATGTCCGCTGGACGGGCGGATCGGTGGAGGAAGCCTCCGTTGCGGCGGAGCTGGACCGCACCGCCGGAGACGAAGAGGAGTACGGGTGA
- a CDS encoding cobyrinic acid a,c-diamide synthase has protein sequence MSRRASLPGASELFRITSSPALDLPPQPPAEPAEKPKPSGNGRAEQLARSAAPHGSGRTKHDAKITVYVSGDELVAMEQARLTLRAKHDLVVDRGRLVREAVAVLLADFDQNGEDSVLVQRLRVVGSDGGETEG, from the coding sequence GTGAGCAGGCGCGCTTCCCTGCCCGGAGCGTCGGAACTCTTCCGCATCACCTCCAGCCCCGCCCTCGATCTCCCTCCCCAGCCCCCGGCCGAGCCCGCGGAGAAGCCCAAGCCTTCGGGCAACGGCCGCGCGGAACAACTCGCCCGCAGCGCGGCCCCGCACGGCTCGGGCCGGACCAAGCACGACGCGAAGATCACCGTGTACGTCTCCGGCGACGAGCTCGTCGCGATGGAGCAGGCCCGGCTGACGCTGCGCGCGAAGCACGACCTGGTCGTCGACCGCGGCCGGCTGGTCCGCGAGGCCGTCGCGGTGCTGCTGGCCGACTTCGACCAGAACGGCGAGGACTCGGTGCTGGTGCAGCGGCTGCGGGTGGTCGGCTCAGACGGCGGCGAAACCGAGGGCTGA